A stretch of Imperialibacter roseus DNA encodes these proteins:
- a CDS encoding DUF4783 domain-containing protein yields the protein MAQFLLLTTVEFRIMKRFTILFLFTATMAFGQTQTEVVGNVKAAIKAGSSKELVRYFNETVSLNVDGEKSNYSKTQAEIIMKDFFKENPPSSFDYIHQGNSKEGLLYTIGQLSHPNGTYRVYMLLKSFNGKYLVDTLDLTKE from the coding sequence ATGGCGCAATTTTTGTTGCTTACAACTGTTGAATTCAGAATCATGAAACGGTTTACAATATTATTTCTTTTTACTGCTACCATGGCCTTTGGCCAAACACAAACGGAGGTAGTAGGCAATGTGAAAGCGGCTATAAAAGCTGGCTCTTCCAAAGAGCTTGTGCGCTATTTTAACGAAACTGTCTCGCTGAATGTAGACGGCGAAAAGTCGAATTACAGTAAAACACAGGCCGAAATAATTATGAAGGATTTCTTCAAAGAGAACCCTCCTTCTTCATTTGACTATATACACCAGGGAAATTCGAAAGAAGGTTTGCTCTACACCATTGGTCAGCTTTCACACCCCAACGGAACGTACAGGGTATATATGCTGCTGAAATCGTTCAATGGCAAGTATCTGGTGGATACGCTTGACCTGACTAAGGAATAG
- the gpmI gene encoding 2,3-bisphosphoglycerate-independent phosphoglycerate mutase, whose protein sequence is MNKKVILMILDGWGIASNPKVSAVDAANTPFVDSLYKKYPHSKLQASGLFVGLPDGQMGNSEVGHMNLGAGRVVYQDLVKLNKAVEENTLGDNEELVKALDYAKKNNKKVHFIGLVSDGGVHSHIMHLKGLCSLAHEKGLEKVFVHAFTDGRDCDPKSGLGFLKDLQSHMSKTAGAIASITGRYFAMDRDKRWERVKLAYDAMVNGEGKKTGDVLKEMQASYDENVTDEFIKPIIHTDAAGKPLAVIEEGDVVLCFNFRTDRGREITEVLTQKDFPEHGMKKLSLYYVTMTNYDDTFKDVKVLFDKDNLVNTLGEVLAAHGKKQIRIAETEKYPHVTFFFSGGREEPFDGEKRLLCPSPKVATYDLKPEMSAEDIRDAIIPELKKQETDFVCLNFANPDMVGHTGVFEAAVKAVETVDRCAEAVVTVALENGYSTFIIADHGNSDMMINEDGSPNTAHTTNPVPCILVDNDYRGPIKDGKLGDLAPTILKMIGIPKPEEMTGEELI, encoded by the coding sequence ATGAATAAGAAAGTAATTCTGATGATTTTGGATGGCTGGGGAATTGCCTCCAACCCGAAAGTGTCTGCTGTTGACGCAGCCAACACCCCTTTTGTAGATTCGCTCTATAAAAAATATCCACACAGCAAGCTTCAGGCTTCAGGTCTTTTTGTCGGGTTACCCGACGGACAAATGGGGAATAGTGAAGTAGGGCATATGAACCTCGGAGCCGGAAGAGTAGTGTATCAGGATTTGGTAAAGCTCAACAAGGCGGTCGAAGAAAATACACTTGGCGATAACGAGGAGCTGGTCAAAGCACTGGATTATGCAAAGAAGAACAATAAGAAGGTGCACTTCATTGGGTTAGTTTCCGATGGCGGTGTTCATTCACACATTATGCATTTAAAGGGGCTATGCTCTCTGGCCCATGAAAAGGGGCTGGAAAAAGTATTTGTGCACGCCTTCACTGACGGCCGTGATTGTGATCCAAAGTCGGGGCTTGGCTTCCTGAAAGACCTTCAGTCGCATATGAGCAAAACTGCCGGGGCCATTGCAAGCATCACTGGGCGCTACTTTGCCATGGACAGAGACAAGCGTTGGGAGCGGGTGAAGCTAGCCTACGATGCTATGGTGAACGGTGAGGGCAAAAAAACTGGCGATGTGCTGAAAGAAATGCAAGCCTCATACGATGAAAATGTTACTGACGAATTTATCAAGCCGATTATACATACGGACGCCGCTGGGAAACCGCTGGCTGTTATAGAAGAAGGAGATGTGGTTTTGTGCTTCAATTTCCGTACCGACAGAGGAAGGGAGATTACCGAAGTGCTCACCCAAAAAGACTTTCCAGAGCACGGCATGAAGAAATTGTCGCTGTACTATGTGACCATGACCAACTACGACGACACCTTCAAAGACGTGAAAGTGTTGTTCGATAAGGACAACCTGGTCAATACCCTTGGCGAGGTACTGGCTGCCCACGGCAAGAAGCAAATCAGAATAGCAGAAACAGAGAAATACCCTCACGTTACGTTTTTCTTTTCCGGTGGAAGGGAAGAGCCGTTTGATGGAGAGAAAAGGCTTCTTTGCCCGTCGCCTAAAGTGGCTACGTACGATTTGAAACCCGAGATGAGTGCGGAGGACATTCGTGACGCCATTATCCCGGAGCTAAAGAAACAAGAAACTGACTTTGTTTGCCTCAACTTCGCCAACCCCGACATGGTAGGCCACACCGGAGTGTTTGAAGCGGCAGTGAAGGCGGTGGAAACTGTTGATCGTTGTGCTGAGGCTGTCGTAACTGTTGCATTGGAAAATGGCTACAGCACTTTTATCATTGCCGACCACGGCAACTCCGACATGATGATCAATGAAGACGGGTCACCCAACACAGCCCACACCACCAACCCTGTGCCATGTATTCTCGTAGACAACGACTATCGTGGCCCGATTAAGGATGGAAAACTCGGAGATTTGGCGCCAACGATTCTTAAGATGATTGGCATTCCAAAGCCAGAAGAAATGACTGGCGAAGAACTTATATGA
- a CDS encoding Fur family transcriptional regulator — translation MSELILKETLKGHRLRNTQCRADILAIFYEHDFALSHADIEDRVSEHYDRVTVYRTLKTFVDKGLIHKVLDDNGAQKYALCNADCSEDLHKHEHVHFKCIRCGLTTCLDESDIPGIKLPAGYVLMDVSMLVTGYCKDCQQ, via the coding sequence ATGTCAGAATTAATTTTAAAAGAAACACTCAAAGGACATCGACTGCGAAACACGCAATGCAGGGCGGATATACTGGCTATATTCTATGAGCACGATTTTGCCTTGTCGCATGCCGATATTGAGGACAGGGTAAGCGAACATTACGACAGGGTGACTGTGTACCGAACGCTAAAGACCTTTGTAGATAAAGGTTTGATTCATAAAGTTCTTGATGATAACGGAGCTCAGAAATATGCTTTGTGCAATGCCGACTGCTCCGAAGACTTACATAAGCACGAGCATGTTCACTTTAAATGCATCAGGTGTGGGCTCACAACTTGCCTCGACGAATCAGACATTCCTGGAATAAAACTACCGGCCGGGTATGTCTTGATGGATGTAAGCATGCTGGTGACTGGCTATTGCAAAGACTGCCAACAATAA
- a CDS encoding ABC transporter ATP-binding protein: MARSNSRFSTLEKEEKRPLNKDNFKKLLGVFRFILPYKAGFIAGLVLLLFTSGILLSFPYVAGKLIDVASGKGSWLLNDITSIALALIGILLVQSIVSFFRVYFFATVSERTVADIRTHLYQKLIRLPITFYDSKRTGELISRITSDVTMIQDTFTVTLAELIRQTSILIIGLGLIFYTMPSLSVFMLATFPVLILAAMFFGRFIRKMSKKTQDALANASVVAEETLQSVHTVKAFTNEQYEIKRYRASMSAVVKVALKTATYRAGFISFVIFALFGGIVGVMWYGATLVQNGELTVGDLLSFVLYTTFIGGSIAGLGDLFGQIQKAIGASERILEILEETEEVESKEQESISIQGEIAYENVTFSYPTRKEMPVLKNISFHVPHGSKVALVGQSGAGKSTIIQLLMRFYQPDTGKILIDGKDNQSYSISALRKHIGIVPQEVILFGGTILENIRYGKPDATEDEVVEAARQANALDFILSFPEQFDTIVGERGMKLSGGQRQRIAIARAILKNPSILILDEATSSLDAESERLVQDALEKLMKDRTTVIIAHRLATIRKVDRIYVIGDGQITEQGTHDELTNDEEGKYSQLVKLQLEVS; the protein is encoded by the coding sequence ATGGCAAGAAGTAACTCACGGTTCTCCACCCTTGAAAAAGAGGAGAAGCGCCCCCTCAATAAAGATAATTTCAAAAAGCTTTTAGGTGTTTTCAGATTTATTTTGCCCTATAAGGCCGGGTTCATAGCAGGCTTGGTGCTATTGCTTTTTACAAGTGGCATACTGCTGTCCTTTCCTTATGTGGCTGGTAAGCTCATCGATGTTGCCTCCGGCAAGGGGTCGTGGTTGCTCAACGACATCACGTCGATTGCGCTGGCACTCATTGGGATTTTGCTGGTGCAAAGCATTGTCTCTTTTTTTCGGGTTTATTTCTTCGCAACCGTGTCTGAGCGCACAGTCGCCGACATAAGAACCCACCTTTATCAAAAGCTTATCAGGCTGCCCATTACCTTTTACGACAGCAAGAGAACAGGAGAGTTGATCAGTAGAATCACTTCGGACGTGACCATGATTCAGGATACATTTACTGTAACCCTGGCGGAGCTGATTCGCCAAACATCAATCTTGATTATTGGCCTTGGGCTGATTTTTTACACGATGCCGTCGCTGAGTGTTTTTATGCTGGCCACTTTCCCGGTGTTGATTCTGGCAGCGATGTTTTTCGGCAGGTTTATCCGGAAAATGTCAAAAAAAACCCAGGACGCTTTGGCCAACGCCAGCGTAGTGGCCGAAGAGACGCTCCAGTCTGTTCATACAGTAAAAGCTTTTACTAACGAGCAGTATGAGATCAAAAGGTACCGGGCGTCAATGTCGGCTGTAGTAAAGGTGGCCTTGAAAACCGCTACTTACCGGGCCGGCTTTATCTCTTTTGTAATTTTTGCCCTGTTTGGCGGCATAGTCGGCGTAATGTGGTACGGTGCCACGCTCGTTCAAAACGGAGAGCTGACGGTTGGCGATCTGCTTTCATTCGTGCTCTACACCACTTTCATCGGTGGGTCAATTGCCGGCCTCGGGGATCTGTTTGGTCAGATACAGAAGGCAATTGGTGCTTCGGAGCGGATCCTGGAAATTCTTGAGGAAACTGAGGAGGTCGAAAGCAAGGAGCAGGAATCGATCAGTATACAAGGTGAGATTGCTTACGAAAATGTAACCTTTAGTTACCCTACCCGCAAGGAAATGCCAGTGCTGAAGAACATAAGCTTCCACGTGCCTCATGGTAGTAAGGTGGCGCTGGTAGGTCAAAGTGGAGCGGGTAAGTCGACAATCATTCAGCTGCTGATGAGGTTTTATCAGCCAGATACGGGGAAAATATTGATTGATGGAAAGGACAACCAATCCTATTCTATTTCAGCTTTGCGGAAGCACATCGGTATTGTGCCTCAGGAGGTGATTCTTTTCGGCGGCACTATTTTAGAGAATATTCGCTACGGTAAACCCGACGCCACAGAAGACGAAGTAGTGGAAGCTGCCCGGCAGGCTAACGCCCTGGACTTTATCCTAAGCTTTCCCGAGCAGTTTGATACCATTGTGGGCGAACGGGGCATGAAGCTTAGCGGAGGGCAGCGGCAGAGGATTGCCATCGCCAGGGCTATTTTGAAAAACCCTTCGATTTTAATACTTGACGAAGCCACCAGCTCGCTGGATGCCGAGTCGGAGCGACTGGTGCAGGATGCCCTGGAGAAACTCATGAAGGATCGCACAACGGTCATCATTGCCCACCGATTGGCTACGATTAGAAAGGTGGATCGAATTTACGTGATAGGTGACGGGCAAATTACTGAGCAAGGGACTCATGACGAGTTGACGAATGATGAGGAGGGGAAATACAGTCAACTGGTGAAGCTTCAACTCGAAGTGTCCTAA
- a CDS encoding universal stress protein, protein MYPLQRILVCLDLSPIDQTLMEYTAHLSKALPNAKVYFIHVSKKLEIPEEIKKMFPNITGPADEALEKGINDEASKYFVNKCDTPYEAVVKDGNETEQILKWSQVKEIDLIVMGLKKSLKGSGTNAAKITAICHASVLFVPENASFKLDKVMVPVDFSKNSAMAVDVAMALKKLGNVEVLLQNVYKVPVGYHYTGKEYVDFAIIMKHNAEKQMKTFLNACQINEDDVIQVFNLDEDDKPADVIFTEAKVQAADMIILGSKGRTMVAALLMGSVAVELLRANKEIPYMIVKDKKANMGFMQAFKNL, encoded by the coding sequence ATGTACCCACTTCAGCGAATTCTTGTTTGCCTAGACTTGTCACCCATCGATCAGACTCTGATGGAGTATACAGCCCATCTTAGCAAAGCGCTTCCCAACGCAAAAGTCTACTTTATCCATGTCTCAAAAAAGCTGGAGATTCCTGAAGAGATCAAGAAAATGTTCCCGAACATCACCGGGCCGGCGGATGAGGCACTCGAAAAAGGAATCAATGACGAGGCCTCCAAGTATTTTGTGAATAAATGTGACACGCCTTATGAGGCAGTGGTGAAAGATGGCAACGAGACTGAACAAATTTTGAAATGGTCACAGGTGAAGGAAATAGATCTGATTGTGATGGGACTCAAAAAATCTTTAAAAGGCTCCGGCACCAATGCAGCAAAAATCACTGCCATTTGCCATGCTTCCGTGTTGTTTGTGCCTGAAAACGCTTCTTTCAAACTAGATAAGGTGATGGTACCTGTCGATTTTTCCAAAAACTCTGCCATGGCAGTTGATGTGGCCATGGCCTTAAAAAAATTGGGAAATGTGGAGGTTCTTCTTCAAAATGTCTACAAAGTTCCCGTTGGCTATCACTACACTGGCAAGGAGTACGTTGATTTTGCCATCATTATGAAGCACAATGCCGAAAAGCAGATGAAGACTTTTTTAAATGCGTGCCAAATCAATGAAGACGATGTGATACAAGTTTTTAATCTTGATGAAGATGACAAGCCAGCTGATGTGATTTTTACGGAGGCCAAAGTGCAAGCCGCCGACATGATTATCCTCGGTTCGAAGGGGAGAACCATGGTTGCTGCCTTGCTTATGGGAAGTGTGGCTGTTGAGCTCTTACGGGCCAATAAAGAGATTCCTTATATGATCGTAAAAGACAAAAAGGCAAACATGGGATTCATGCAAGCCTTCAAGAACCTTTAA
- a CDS encoding VPS10 domain-containing protein, with protein sequence MMKRNLLILLALIPTMLFAQKKGAKEKTEQVALDEKLYAGLEWRNIGPTRGGRSTAVAGVLGDDQTYYMGTVGGGVWKTTDAGISWKNITDGFFNTGTIGAISVAASDPNVIYVGTGEAPIRGVMTSSGDGLYKSTDAGKTWSHIGLENSMHISKIVIHPTNPDLIYVGVQGNPYGPSDNRGVYKSTDGGKSFKVVHFVNEFTGVSDLRMDQSNPRILYAAMWDHQRLPWYSRSGGKGSGIFKSVNGGETWERLSEGLPKVVMGKIGVSVSPADPERVYAIIESDEGGLYRSDDAGKTWKNMNKERVLRARSWYYMHIQADPANADVVYVMNAPLLRSIDGGKSFVSLPVPHGDTHSIWINPDRPANMVYGGDGGAAISFNTGKTWSTIENQPTAQFYRINADNRFPYWVYGGQQDNSSVAIPSSTNGPVIEWQDWIAGVGGCESAYVAFDPNNPLLMYAGCYQGIIDEYNLVTKKTKGIKAYPESGLGEPSDEVKYRFNWNAPIIVSQHNPSTIYHAGNKVLRSTNRGLTWEEMSGDLTRNDSTKLGLMGGPITNEAAGGEIYHTIYYLAESPHDAKVLWAGADDGLLHITRDAGKTWTNVSPKEAGEGMINSIEVSPHTPGTAYVAFTKYKFGDFTPYLYKTTDYGQSWQMLTKGIGAKAFVRVVREDPNRKGLLFAGTERGLYISFDGGQQWSQFKLNFPMTPVTDLKIHHNDLLAATSGRAFWILDDITSLQELTPQVATTDAYLYKPREVVKSGNAFDLPNVTVGKSAYKGALIRYHLKEMGEKDSTLLKLEIADAEGKVLRTFNSASKKKAEQLPKKAGMNVLKWDLRGENIETAEGVFVPSFGGGGMSSYMVGPGTYTITLTFGDKTMEQALNILPDPRDAATLAQHREKQQVLERIELDIEDIYQSLKDLQQVRKQLKAMDERLGDSDEYKSINDKSKAIIKKVGATEEKLIQPKQETFQDVVNFRSMLDSQLYDLLQTIDGNSPPLTDGEKERYNDLKEIWNTRKTEIMQILSDDVPAYNNMLEEKGVPYVAPNNDKKEEKLGS encoded by the coding sequence ATGATGAAGAGAAATCTATTGATTCTTCTGGCACTAATCCCCACCATGCTTTTTGCGCAGAAAAAAGGAGCTAAAGAAAAAACAGAACAAGTAGCGCTGGATGAAAAGCTTTATGCCGGACTTGAGTGGAGAAACATTGGGCCGACACGAGGAGGCAGATCCACAGCAGTGGCCGGTGTGCTGGGCGACGACCAAACCTACTACATGGGCACGGTTGGTGGCGGAGTATGGAAAACAACTGATGCTGGCATTAGCTGGAAAAACATCACCGATGGCTTTTTCAACACCGGAACAATTGGGGCAATTTCCGTAGCCGCATCCGATCCAAATGTTATCTACGTTGGCACGGGCGAGGCACCTATTCGTGGGGTGATGACTTCCAGCGGCGACGGTCTTTACAAATCGACCGACGCTGGCAAAACCTGGAGCCATATTGGGCTGGAGAACTCCATGCACATTTCTAAAATTGTTATTCATCCCACCAACCCAGATTTAATCTACGTGGGCGTTCAGGGTAATCCGTATGGCCCAAGCGACAACCGGGGCGTTTACAAAAGCACCGATGGTGGCAAAAGCTTCAAGGTCGTACATTTTGTCAACGAATTCACCGGAGTGAGTGACTTGAGAATGGATCAGTCCAACCCCAGGATTCTTTACGCAGCCATGTGGGATCATCAGCGGCTGCCATGGTATTCGAGAAGCGGTGGCAAAGGAAGTGGTATATTCAAAAGCGTTAATGGCGGCGAAACCTGGGAAAGGCTCTCAGAGGGATTGCCAAAAGTGGTGATGGGCAAGATTGGCGTGTCAGTTTCGCCAGCCGACCCCGAAAGAGTGTATGCGATTATCGAATCGGACGAAGGAGGCTTGTACCGTTCGGATGATGCCGGTAAAACCTGGAAAAACATGAACAAGGAGAGGGTGCTGCGGGCTCGTTCTTGGTACTATATGCATATTCAGGCCGATCCGGCAAATGCAGACGTTGTTTATGTGATGAACGCCCCCCTGCTCAGAAGCATCGACGGCGGAAAATCTTTTGTCAGCTTGCCTGTGCCACATGGCGATACCCACTCAATCTGGATCAATCCTGATCGACCAGCCAACATGGTGTACGGCGGCGATGGCGGCGCTGCTATTTCCTTTAATACTGGCAAAACCTGGAGTACGATTGAGAACCAACCCACTGCACAGTTTTACAGAATCAATGCCGACAATCGATTCCCCTACTGGGTGTATGGCGGCCAGCAGGACAACTCATCAGTAGCCATTCCCAGCAGTACCAATGGGCCTGTCATCGAATGGCAGGATTGGATTGCAGGCGTAGGTGGCTGCGAAAGTGCCTATGTGGCATTTGATCCCAACAACCCATTGCTCATGTATGCAGGCTGTTATCAGGGCATCATCGATGAGTATAATCTCGTCACTAAAAAAACGAAGGGCATTAAAGCCTATCCGGAAAGCGGGCTGGGCGAACCGTCCGACGAAGTCAAATACCGGTTCAACTGGAATGCACCAATCATTGTTTCTCAGCACAACCCCAGCACAATTTATCACGCAGGAAATAAAGTACTCCGCTCCACCAACCGGGGATTGACCTGGGAAGAAATGAGTGGTGACCTAACCAGAAACGACTCCACAAAGCTCGGGCTCATGGGCGGCCCAATTACCAACGAAGCGGCTGGTGGCGAAATCTATCATACTATTTATTACCTGGCCGAGTCTCCTCATGACGCAAAGGTTCTTTGGGCAGGAGCAGATGACGGCTTATTGCATATTACCAGAGATGCAGGGAAAACCTGGACGAACGTGAGCCCCAAAGAGGCCGGCGAGGGCATGATTAATTCTATTGAAGTATCTCCTCATACACCAGGCACTGCCTATGTGGCGTTTACGAAATATAAATTTGGGGACTTCACTCCTTATTTATACAAAACGACAGATTACGGTCAAAGCTGGCAAATGCTTACAAAAGGTATTGGCGCAAAGGCATTTGTGAGAGTCGTAAGAGAAGACCCTAACCGCAAGGGGTTGCTTTTTGCCGGCACCGAAAGAGGACTTTACATCAGCTTTGATGGTGGGCAGCAGTGGAGCCAATTCAAGCTTAATTTCCCGATGACGCCGGTAACTGACCTGAAGATTCACCACAACGACCTGCTGGCGGCTACATCAGGAAGGGCATTCTGGATCCTTGATGATATCACCTCTTTGCAAGAGCTGACCCCACAGGTAGCAACAACTGATGCCTATTTGTACAAGCCACGGGAAGTTGTTAAAAGCGGTAATGCTTTCGATTTGCCAAATGTGACCGTTGGCAAGAGCGCTTATAAAGGGGCCCTTATCCGATATCATTTGAAGGAAATGGGGGAAAAAGACTCCACATTGTTAAAACTTGAAATAGCTGATGCTGAAGGTAAGGTTTTGAGAACTTTCAACAGCGCTTCTAAAAAGAAAGCTGAGCAACTTCCAAAAAAAGCCGGCATGAATGTGCTGAAGTGGGACTTGCGAGGTGAGAATATTGAGACAGCCGAAGGCGTATTTGTACCAAGCTTTGGTGGCGGGGGCATGTCGAGCTACATGGTTGGCCCAGGCACTTATACAATAACGCTGACCTTTGGCGACAAAACAATGGAGCAGGCACTCAACATACTTCCTGACCCGAGGGACGCCGCTACGCTGGCACAGCACAGAGAAAAACAGCAGGTACTTGAGAGAATAGAGCTTGACATCGAAGATATATATCAGTCTCTGAAAGACCTGCAGCAAGTTCGCAAACAACTGAAAGCCATGGATGAAAGGCTGGGCGATTCGGACGAATACAAATCGATCAATGACAAGAGCAAGGCCATTATAAAGAAAGTGGGAGCGACTGAAGAAAAACTGATCCAACCGAAGCAGGAAACATTTCAGGACGTGGTCAACTTCCGCAGCATGCTCGACAGCCAGCTGTACGACCTTTTACAAACCATTGACGGGAATTCGCCCCCGCTTACCGATGGCGAGAAGGAACGCTATAACGACTTGAAAGAAATATGGAATACAAGGAAAACGGAGATCATGCAGATTTTGAGCGATGATGTTCCGGCCTACAACAATATGCTGGAGGAGAAAGGTGTGCCCTACGTGGCGCCGAATAACGACAAGAAGGAAGAAAAGTTAGGGAGCTGA
- a CDS encoding type II toxin-antitoxin system Phd/YefM family antitoxin gives MGITTSKLRQNIYKLLDQVAETGEPLEIKRKGKTLKIVVENQASKLANLKKRDVIVGDAEELVHIDWSSEWNKKPI, from the coding sequence ATGGGTATAACAACTTCAAAACTAAGGCAGAACATTTACAAGTTACTTGATCAAGTGGCTGAAACTGGCGAGCCCCTGGAAATAAAAAGAAAGGGAAAAACCCTCAAAATTGTAGTGGAAAATCAAGCTTCTAAGTTGGCTAACTTGAAAAAACGTGATGTGATTGTGGGAGACGCTGAGGAGCTTGTTCATATAGACTGGAGTAGCGAATGGAACAAGAAGCCTATTTAG
- a CDS encoding type II toxin-antitoxin system VapC family toxin translates to MEQEAYLDTHVVIWLYGGEINKISPRAISVIEESKLYYSSFLRLELKYLFEIGKIKVAPDVVLKSLEIEIALTNRDSPLHVLVNKAMEHSWTGDPFDRMIVSQAQLENCVLVTKDSLIGENFKNAVW, encoded by the coding sequence ATGGAACAAGAAGCCTATTTAGACACACATGTCGTTATCTGGTTGTATGGGGGAGAAATTAATAAAATTTCGCCGAGAGCAATCTCAGTCATAGAAGAATCCAAACTATACTATTCTTCATTTCTAAGACTTGAGCTGAAATATCTATTCGAAATAGGGAAGATAAAAGTAGCCCCAGATGTTGTTCTGAAGAGTTTGGAAATAGAGATAGCCCTAACTAATCGGGACAGCCCGCTACATGTGCTTGTGAATAAAGCGATGGAACATTCCTGGACAGGAGATCCATTCGATAGAATGATTGTAAGTCAGGCGCAATTAGAAAATTGTGTCCTGGTAACCAAGGACTCGCTTATTGGAGAGAACTTCAAGAATGCAGTTTGGTAA